The following coding sequences are from one Fulvitalea axinellae window:
- a CDS encoding RHS repeat-associated core domain-containing protein yields the protein MPTSRTFIRIWVLFFWVALSLSHSLVAQEQPKTSTLDPVSIGPGIPPGYEVLKSRSFSAENISLSGLETSLFPPYWCDGSQGRLMLFSLAHENVASFEPEEGSRTDNYKVTVSNPDGEVLFDRTLYLTLHKGEYNTIALFTTPVSCSDHFVLKLENLGGAVGGHGKDDLTIRQELLGKTDALAVATRSNAKASSATGGLGIESGKNASLNVGENQGKVVINFQGDWDYLTWNGESMATKKIDVEWVFINKNDVDNIQGITTAQEAFSLKKGTRIRVEDFLSGYPIPGLYPDGKIWVRAKPVALVDLGNQKSVLWSPEPGKGDPESSVWTYGPAGGYGTMNPQSPWSGLSDLIWQRTTGFAEGNKQKSVANYFDGTMRQRQAVTELKSERDRAVVAETFYDFEGRPVLNVMPAPSDEKNIAYKHNFNVWAEGDGKAKYDHDGKVGPMDSRNKGAAHYFSAQNSLTEGGQNIKDLYPGIPESEGYVYSLTRFANDATGRVKRSAGPGKTFGIRQGHDSRNYYLEADAGELYRLFGKQTGEYSGHYSKTASIDPNGQGSVSYTDNQGRTIATALIGDTPAGVSPLGYGFRNTIHSELRLSADLTEGKLEDRKTFAHLLAGSVDYEFWVSIAPEEQFQENANMFRGTDLFFDVEIFLLNEKNEKIPLSPQSQLFDAKTDNSVFSIRYDICQKGVDQTPVPFQTKTFKLKFKLSEPGQYTFVKSVTQSDLDYETLKNKLIEGNAEILELQQIRDEKKQDAENYCDVEIYSGMDSDSPEADKAAYRDFVNRQAREGVADRLSSIWMLIREQQLLGLLDKTPQEREVYNTMAERAETILLEFNSTFFPEAQGAPLPSLSGIPDIDMSQVLELAKNDALEQGFPSELVEQSLGLINTHDRFCELDFVMKWVRSEIFDNILNMASTRQELGVALDLSNQPTFAQIAGHDPFWNNTPPSGIDVITVDQVSGFDDSGLPLVWNKGAGMVEKADIILDPEQNKRVLRQYNGLYANPLFAPLTLMRKKNKLSEKEYRLQADMTALNIFKSSYREKKNERLKAKAPSGCEALDARFGRNPGNREDLVDEVNKQNQNAVEAGIVEPGENGTLVFPMPSALEIRNRVRIMMAHINVTIDNGSILTGDETETEQCKALRKEVDTAIEDKLVDYLTAQLTDSPEARIHGGRIFSTEINEQMDQGSGPLYDIFVTELGKLESCIGADVIASVPGKVGQENPWKENCTLTLGDILDDDEREPGDPDSGFDPGNTGAYSITAETYPAAGGYGTPASGSLDERVKHWLSLLGQDTGGIDLSDDSDINLNLQNLIGENEGHIVIPHGLNLPRVQCLNLSHNNLAYPFPDDFLDTENTDPLFSNCGLSIEHNMLTFKHIVPLLRQYGDLYKITYSPQRTLKLGKPNSKVGTNQEIKFSTDVDGDFEGCEYEWVKIVNGRPIRVSTEKEFSIPSAKASDAGQYRLFIRHKDAPDLVLETEPFNISVDPEPVNPPVLDKNICLRYAGLKRLGPTGGDIADHIRARCIDNINKDIDDEFEKKKKEVADKLLAEWLENNRLELLGWVDRSVTFKYTDQEYHRTLYYYDQAGNLTRTVPPEGFSTVNSGTGGQKDVPDHGAEVSDGNPRAGRLTTDYKYNSLNQLVWQRTPDAGETFFRYDSQGRMRISQNAQQRNDSKFSYTKYDALGRVIESGEANYASYTNGSFELTQSNYGQFRKNFLDKPDFPASENGMELWYVTKTHYNDPADSGDGTVIGDHNAQPVPEGQDAPSPFKQQQLRNRVSWVEHFNGKLSGIADDDKEAIRAATFYSYDIHGNVKSLLKKIPGMDDAKRLDYEYDLISGNVNRVYYQFGRPDAFTHRYEYDADNRIVEVYTSTSNTGTQNTDLGWYHEASYEYYPHGPLARVILEGDDAEKDLQRQEYYYTLQGWIKAVNTPQDGNAPAQDKAMAFMLGYYDGDYRPIKAGGQWNGGLDTEMWTYKGQSEEDLERKPGQELFNGNIAWMTTALPHLGEKGLNRNLYRYDQLNRIRESKTASDGQLGNKFRTLYKYDKNGNLDRLRRFDPVGLLVDDFSYNYGETDNMPKLANRLLDLERRPTSGSHDDNDNREIYEGDDHVPDRLYKPYHRVTIRNLTLGSERNVDVKARELVLDPGFVSETGGTFVGAGGAGFGQESPAELLVYKQGDILPENLEKPGSRIEISGITLLSGQNVSLTAGEILLKPGFEVRSGANLSLVARKGDNAPGFDEQKSEDQQPGSPGKDIYEYDLIGNLVKDSRNGIERISWTPSGKVASVLKENGSKTEFLYDASGNRVAKINRPNGSEATVSHYTVDATGNQMAIYENGAVKEWNIYGSSRLGQLRLNEGETLPDEDTEAKSYRRYQLSNHLGNVLSVISDEYKDGKPKLLSASDYYPFGLNMKGGRTFSDEGYRYGFQGQESDGETGFVNYKYRMHDPVIGRFFAVDPLVASYPWNSPYAFSENRVIDGIELEGLEYYQLHIHIKNNSKGKPTLQLSHITDLTEGREKYGEKGPGVEYIYYNSLGGVSKSEMVKQSSLKGHGIWAGGNNPLATWSGMGQNSRPLYELQPVNDLDNVGYVHDQGYDLVNARGENAVWGDFATIWADELLVKMSHRAVSYAQDEISGQFKNRSFGIDMANIFSYAIHKKVDAVSRFMEKNYPGETIKASHEWYTNDDEAGQYQNYLLFLEKYMIKTTFEVNGKKYNGYKRNMSMWKKGSAKNEDGTTYTTYQPKPPR from the coding sequence ATGCCTACTTCTAGAACGTTTATACGGATATGGGTACTGTTCTTTTGGGTTGCTTTGTCCCTTTCCCACAGTCTGGTGGCTCAAGAACAACCAAAAACATCCACACTCGACCCCGTCTCAATCGGACCGGGAATCCCTCCCGGATACGAAGTTCTCAAAAGCCGTTCTTTCTCTGCGGAGAATATAAGCCTTTCGGGGTTGGAGACCAGCCTGTTCCCGCCCTATTGGTGTGACGGAAGCCAAGGCCGGCTCATGTTATTCTCTTTGGCTCACGAAAATGTGGCAAGTTTTGAACCTGAGGAGGGTTCCCGTACGGACAATTATAAAGTTACCGTCAGCAACCCTGACGGTGAGGTGCTGTTTGACCGAACACTGTATCTGACTCTCCATAAAGGGGAATACAATACCATAGCGCTATTCACGACCCCTGTCAGTTGTTCGGATCATTTTGTCCTGAAACTGGAGAATCTCGGCGGAGCCGTAGGCGGTCATGGAAAAGATGATTTGACCATCAGGCAAGAGTTGCTGGGGAAAACCGACGCTTTGGCGGTCGCTACCCGGAGCAACGCGAAAGCGTCTAGCGCCACGGGTGGCCTGGGGATCGAATCGGGAAAAAACGCGTCGCTAAACGTTGGGGAAAACCAAGGAAAGGTAGTCATTAACTTTCAAGGCGATTGGGACTACCTGACTTGGAACGGCGAATCGATGGCCACCAAAAAAATAGACGTTGAATGGGTGTTTATCAACAAAAACGATGTCGACAACATCCAGGGTATCACTACGGCGCAAGAAGCGTTTTCCCTGAAGAAAGGCACCCGCATAAGGGTTGAGGATTTCTTGTCGGGCTATCCTATTCCGGGCCTGTACCCCGACGGTAAAATATGGGTACGGGCGAAGCCTGTCGCGCTGGTCGACCTTGGCAACCAAAAGTCTGTCCTTTGGTCGCCGGAACCGGGGAAAGGGGATCCGGAATCTTCAGTGTGGACATACGGCCCTGCCGGGGGATACGGGACCATGAATCCCCAAAGCCCCTGGAGCGGTTTGTCTGACCTGATATGGCAACGGACGACCGGTTTTGCCGAAGGCAACAAGCAGAAGAGTGTCGCCAATTATTTTGACGGGACCATGCGCCAAAGGCAAGCCGTCACGGAATTGAAAAGCGAACGCGACAGGGCTGTCGTCGCCGAAACTTTTTATGACTTTGAGGGACGCCCCGTACTGAATGTCATGCCCGCCCCGTCCGATGAAAAAAACATCGCCTACAAGCATAATTTCAATGTTTGGGCGGAAGGAGACGGAAAGGCGAAATATGACCATGACGGGAAAGTGGGTCCCATGGATTCGCGAAACAAGGGAGCGGCCCATTATTTTTCCGCCCAAAACTCCCTTACCGAAGGCGGGCAGAATATCAAGGACTTATATCCCGGCATTCCCGAATCGGAAGGTTACGTATACTCGCTGACCCGGTTTGCGAACGACGCCACGGGAAGGGTGAAAAGAAGCGCCGGGCCGGGTAAAACTTTCGGTATAAGGCAGGGGCATGACAGCCGGAACTATTATCTGGAGGCCGACGCGGGAGAACTTTACAGACTCTTCGGAAAACAGACGGGGGAATATTCCGGTCACTATTCAAAAACAGCCTCGATAGATCCCAACGGCCAGGGATCCGTCAGTTATACGGACAATCAGGGCAGGACCATAGCCACGGCCCTGATAGGGGACACCCCGGCCGGAGTGAGCCCTTTAGGTTACGGGTTCCGGAACACTATCCACTCGGAGCTTAGACTCAGCGCCGACCTGACAGAAGGCAAGCTGGAGGACAGGAAGACCTTTGCCCACCTTTTGGCGGGGTCAGTGGATTACGAGTTTTGGGTCAGCATCGCCCCCGAAGAGCAGTTTCAGGAAAACGCGAACATGTTCCGGGGGACGGACCTGTTCTTTGACGTGGAAATTTTCTTGCTCAACGAAAAGAACGAAAAGATCCCCCTGTCTCCGCAGTCCCAATTGTTTGACGCCAAAACGGACAATTCCGTTTTCTCGATCCGGTATGACATTTGCCAAAAAGGCGTGGACCAAACCCCTGTTCCGTTCCAGACAAAAACTTTTAAGCTGAAATTCAAACTTTCGGAGCCGGGCCAATACACTTTTGTCAAGTCCGTCACCCAATCGGATTTGGACTACGAAACGCTCAAAAACAAACTTATCGAGGGGAACGCGGAAATTCTGGAACTCCAACAGATAAGGGACGAGAAAAAGCAGGACGCCGAAAATTATTGTGACGTTGAGATATATTCGGGCATGGACTCCGACAGCCCGGAGGCGGACAAGGCCGCCTACCGGGACTTTGTCAACCGGCAGGCCCGGGAAGGGGTAGCCGACAGGCTTTCGTCAATATGGATGCTTATACGGGAACAGCAATTGTTGGGGCTTCTCGACAAAACGCCCCAGGAGAGGGAAGTGTATAACACCATGGCCGAAAGGGCGGAGACCATTCTGCTGGAGTTTAATTCCACGTTCTTTCCGGAAGCCCAGGGAGCTCCTTTGCCTTCCCTTTCGGGAATACCGGATATCGACATGTCACAGGTTCTCGAGTTGGCGAAAAACGACGCGTTGGAACAAGGTTTCCCATCCGAGTTGGTGGAGCAAAGCTTGGGGTTGATCAACACGCATGACAGGTTCTGCGAACTGGATTTCGTCATGAAGTGGGTCAGAAGCGAAATATTCGACAATATTCTCAATATGGCTTCCACCAGACAGGAGCTGGGGGTTGCCCTTGACCTGTCGAATCAGCCGACCTTCGCCCAGATTGCGGGCCATGATCCCTTTTGGAACAATACGCCCCCTTCCGGAATAGACGTCATTACGGTAGACCAAGTGTCCGGGTTTGATGACAGCGGCCTGCCTTTGGTTTGGAACAAAGGGGCGGGGATGGTCGAAAAGGCGGACATTATTCTGGACCCCGAGCAAAACAAGAGGGTATTGCGCCAATATAACGGGCTATACGCCAACCCGTTGTTCGCTCCCCTTACCTTGATGCGCAAAAAAAACAAGCTTTCGGAGAAAGAGTACAGGCTGCAGGCGGATATGACGGCCCTGAACATATTCAAATCCTCTTACAGGGAAAAGAAAAACGAACGCCTTAAGGCAAAAGCTCCCTCAGGTTGCGAAGCGCTGGACGCCAGATTCGGAAGAAACCCCGGCAATAGGGAGGATCTCGTCGACGAAGTCAATAAGCAGAACCAAAATGCGGTGGAAGCGGGGATCGTGGAGCCCGGGGAAAACGGAACGCTTGTGTTCCCCATGCCTTCGGCGCTTGAGATCAGAAACAGGGTCCGGATAATGATGGCCCATATCAACGTTACCATTGACAACGGGAGTATCCTTACCGGCGACGAGACGGAAACGGAGCAATGCAAAGCGCTTCGGAAGGAAGTGGACACTGCCATAGAAGACAAACTTGTAGACTACCTGACCGCGCAGCTTACCGACAGCCCCGAAGCGAGGATACACGGGGGACGCATCTTCTCCACGGAAATCAATGAGCAGATGGACCAGGGATCCGGGCCGTTGTACGACATATTCGTTACGGAACTCGGCAAACTGGAATCCTGTATAGGGGCGGACGTGATCGCCTCGGTACCTGGAAAAGTCGGGCAGGAGAACCCTTGGAAGGAAAACTGTACCCTTACGCTGGGCGATATTCTCGATGACGACGAACGGGAACCCGGAGATCCCGATTCCGGTTTTGATCCCGGAAACACCGGCGCCTATTCCATTACTGCGGAAACATATCCGGCCGCTGGAGGGTACGGAACTCCCGCATCGGGATCATTGGACGAAAGGGTGAAACATTGGCTTTCGCTGTTGGGCCAAGATACGGGAGGTATCGATCTTAGTGACGATTCCGATATCAACCTTAACCTACAAAATCTTATTGGTGAGAATGAAGGACATATTGTGATCCCTCACGGGCTGAACTTACCCAGGGTACAATGTCTGAATCTGTCCCACAATAATTTGGCATATCCCTTTCCGGATGATTTTCTGGATACGGAAAACACTGATCCCTTATTCAGCAATTGTGGTCTCAGTATAGAACACAATATGCTTACCTTCAAACATATTGTCCCGCTTCTGAGGCAATACGGGGATTTATATAAAATCACCTATTCTCCCCAAAGAACTCTCAAGTTGGGGAAACCCAATAGTAAGGTAGGGACGAACCAGGAAATCAAATTCAGCACTGATGTCGATGGGGATTTTGAGGGATGCGAGTACGAATGGGTAAAAATCGTTAACGGAAGACCTATTAGGGTATCCACAGAAAAGGAATTCTCAATACCAAGCGCCAAAGCTTCGGACGCGGGGCAATACAGGTTGTTTATCCGGCATAAGGATGCCCCCGATTTGGTTTTGGAGACAGAACCTTTCAATATATCCGTGGATCCTGAGCCGGTAAACCCTCCTGTTCTCGACAAAAATATTTGTTTGAGATATGCTGGACTCAAAAGGCTGGGACCTACTGGCGGTGACATCGCCGACCATATCAGGGCCCGTTGTATCGATAACATAAACAAGGATATCGATGACGAATTTGAGAAAAAGAAAAAAGAGGTAGCGGACAAGCTCTTGGCCGAATGGCTGGAAAACAACCGCCTGGAACTGCTGGGCTGGGTAGACCGGTCGGTGACCTTCAAATACACCGACCAGGAATACCACAGGACGCTGTATTACTACGACCAGGCCGGTAACCTGACCCGTACCGTGCCTCCGGAGGGCTTCTCCACGGTCAACTCCGGTACCGGCGGACAAAAAGACGTGCCCGACCACGGCGCCGAAGTAAGCGACGGCAATCCTAGGGCCGGCAGGTTGACCACCGACTATAAATACAACAGCCTAAACCAGCTGGTTTGGCAACGGACGCCGGACGCCGGGGAAACCTTCTTCCGCTACGATAGCCAAGGCCGGATGCGCATATCGCAAAACGCCCAGCAGAGGAATGACAGCAAATTCTCCTATACCAAATATGACGCCCTGGGCAGGGTGATCGAAAGCGGGGAAGCGAATTACGCCTCCTACACGAACGGGTCTTTCGAGCTGACGCAGAGCAATTACGGCCAGTTCCGCAAGAATTTCCTGGACAAGCCGGACTTCCCGGCCTCAGAAAACGGAATGGAGCTGTGGTATGTCACCAAAACCCATTATAACGATCCGGCGGATTCCGGAGACGGTACCGTAATAGGCGACCACAACGCCCAGCCCGTTCCGGAAGGACAGGACGCGCCGTCACCTTTCAAGCAACAGCAGTTGCGCAACAGGGTGTCTTGGGTGGAGCATTTTAACGGCAAGTTATCCGGTATCGCCGACGACGACAAAGAAGCCATAAGGGCCGCCACGTTCTACAGCTACGATATCCACGGCAACGTAAAGAGCCTGCTGAAGAAAATTCCGGGTATGGACGACGCCAAACGCCTGGACTACGAATACGACCTGATATCCGGCAACGTAAACCGGGTGTATTACCAATTCGGAAGGCCCGACGCGTTTACCCACCGATACGAGTACGACGCCGACAACCGCATAGTGGAAGTCTATACCTCTACCTCGAACACCGGTACCCAAAACACCGATTTGGGCTGGTATCACGAGGCCTCTTACGAGTACTATCCCCACGGTCCGTTGGCGCGGGTGATCCTGGAAGGGGACGACGCCGAAAAAGACCTGCAGCGACAGGAGTATTACTATACCCTGCAGGGCTGGATTAAAGCGGTGAATACGCCCCAAGACGGAAACGCCCCAGCTCAAGACAAGGCCATGGCCTTTATGCTCGGTTACTACGACGGCGACTACCGCCCGATCAAAGCCGGAGGGCAATGGAACGGAGGCCTGGACACCGAAATGTGGACCTACAAAGGCCAAAGCGAGGAAGATTTGGAGAGAAAGCCCGGACAGGAGCTCTTCAACGGCAATATAGCCTGGATGACCACCGCCTTGCCCCACTTGGGAGAGAAAGGACTTAACAGGAACCTGTACCGGTATGACCAGCTGAACCGCATAAGGGAATCCAAGACCGCTTCCGACGGGCAGTTGGGCAACAAGTTCCGCACCCTGTACAAGTATGACAAAAACGGAAACCTGGACAGGCTCCGGAGATTCGACCCCGTAGGCCTTTTGGTTGATGATTTCTCTTACAATTACGGGGAAACCGACAATATGCCCAAGCTTGCCAATAGGCTTCTGGATTTGGAGAGGAGACCTACATCAGGCAGTCATGACGATAATGACAATAGGGAAATTTACGAGGGTGACGACCACGTGCCCGACAGGCTGTACAAACCTTACCATCGCGTAACGATACGTAACCTGACTCTAGGCTCCGAACGCAACGTGGATGTCAAGGCCAGGGAACTGGTGCTTGACCCTGGCTTCGTGTCCGAAACGGGAGGCACGTTCGTGGGCGCCGGGGGCGCCGGCTTCGGGCAGGAAAGCCCCGCCGAACTGCTGGTATACAAACAGGGCGACATACTGCCCGAAAACCTGGAGAAACCCGGATCCCGTATAGAGATTTCCGGCATCACGTTGCTCAGCGGGCAAAACGTAAGCCTTACCGCCGGCGAAATCCTGCTTAAGCCGGGATTTGAGGTCCGGTCCGGCGCCAACCTGAGCCTGGTGGCCCGCAAGGGGGATAACGCTCCCGGATTTGACGAACAGAAATCCGAAGACCAGCAGCCCGGAAGCCCTGGCAAGGACATATACGAATACGACCTGATAGGCAACCTGGTAAAGGATAGCCGAAACGGCATAGAACGCATAAGCTGGACCCCTTCGGGGAAAGTGGCTTCCGTTCTGAAAGAGAATGGATCAAAGACCGAATTCCTGTACGACGCCTCGGGTAACCGGGTAGCCAAAATAAATAGACCGAACGGGAGCGAGGCCACCGTGAGCCACTATACGGTGGACGCCACGGGCAACCAGATGGCGATTTATGAGAACGGGGCCGTGAAAGAATGGAATATTTACGGATCTTCACGCTTGGGACAGCTCCGCCTTAACGAAGGCGAGACACTGCCCGACGAGGATACCGAAGCCAAAAGCTACCGCCGTTATCAGCTTTCCAACCACTTGGGCAACGTATTGTCCGTTATCAGTGACGAATACAAAGACGGCAAGCCCAAGCTTCTTTCCGCCTCGGACTATTATCCCTTTGGGCTTAATATGAAAGGCGGTCGGACGTTTAGCGATGAAGGTTACCGGTATGGGTTCCAAGGCCAGGAATCCGATGGCGAAACGGGCTTTGTCAACTACAAATACCGGATGCACGATCCGGTGATCGGGAGGTTTTTTGCGGTGGATCCGTTGGTGGCCAGCTATCCTTGGAATTCGCCTTATGCTTTTAGTGAGAATAGGGTGATTGATGGAATCGAATTAGAAGGTCTAGAATATTATCAACTCCATATTCATATAAAAAACAATTCAAAAGGTAAACCAACACTTCAACTTTCACATATTACTGATTTAACGGAAGGTCGAGAAAAATACGGAGAGAAAGGGCCTGGTGTAGAATATATTTATTACAATTCACTCGGGGGAGTTAGTAAAAGTGAAATGGTAAAACAAAGTTCATTAAAAGGTCATGGAATATGGGCTGGAGGAAATAATCCTCTTGCTACATGGTCAGGAATGGGGCAAAATAGTAGACCCTTATATGAATTACAACCAGTGAATGATCTTGATAATGTTGGGTATGTTCATGACCAAGGGTATGATCTTGTAAATGCTAGAGGAGAAAATGCTGTATGGGGAGACTTTGCAACAATTTGGGCTGACGAACTCCTCGTAAAAATGAGTCATAGAGCAGTCAGTTATGCTCAAGATGAAATATCAGGTCAATTTAAAAATAGGTCATTTGGTATTGATATGGCAAATATATTTAGTTATGCTATCCACAAAAAGGTGGATGCAGTTTCTAGATTTATGGAGAAGAACTACCCAGGTGAGACAATTAAAGCGTCACATGAATGGTATACAAATGACGATGAAGCTGGGCAGTACCAGAACTATTTACTGTTCCTAGAAAAATACATGATCAAAACAACATTTGAAGTTAATGGAAAGAAATACAATGGATATAAAAGAAATATGTCAATGTGGAAAAAAGGTTCTGCAAAGAATGAAGATGGTACAACTTACACAACTTATCAGCCTAAGCCTCCTAGGTAG